One window from the genome of Bicyclus anynana chromosome 25, ilBicAnyn1.1, whole genome shotgun sequence encodes:
- the LOC112047010 gene encoding facilitated trehalose transporter Tret1-2 homolog: MGEDRKDNEDVTVDETEAPPDAEDTTEPKTDDIEDNMQKQIDVVINKEMPIKYADNAIRQRENEKSNYIQNIKNSSSGLSLSELNMKEETLLTDSKTVVRFSPIWKQTLASMAAILMTFTGGLTSGYSAVLLPQLKASDSSIPCDESTASWIAAMAALPMAPGCLIGGWLMEKFGRRNAHYMVCAPFLLGWILIACANNLALILLGRFFTGLCVGLIGPLGPVFISETTSPQLRGIFLAAISLAIAVGILVAHLIGTWVHWQWTAIVSCIFPILSVILLSLIPESPTWLISKGQIEDGVKAFTWLRGYDEEAKLELKGIIDKRKAADNEPVPTLREKIRSLKSPELVKPLFIMIIFFITCQFSGVNAIAFYSIEIIEKAVGKGIDHYTAMFVIDSLRTIMSVVACVTCKKYGRRPLCILSGIFTALSMVGLSMFLYWTDGQPTNLSWIPLSLLMLYICAISIGLVPLPWMMCGEVFPIKVRGLGSGISSATTFVSFFIVVKTAPGMMTDLGEVVTFLFYGIIALIGTGILYFILPETKGKSLQEIEDKFKSNKISIA; encoded by the exons ATGGGGGAGGACAGGAAGGACAATGAAGACGTGACAGTCGACGAAACGGAGGCACCACCCGACGCCGAAGACACCACGGAACCAAAAACTGACGACATAGAGGATAATATGCAGAAACAGATAGACGTAGTCATAAACAAAGAGATGCCGATAAAGTACGCCGACAATGCGATAAGGCAACGAGAAAACGAGAAGTCCAATTACATACAGAATATAAAGAACTCGAGCTCCGGATTGAGTTTGAGTGAACTGAACATGAAGGAGGAGACGCTGCTCACTGATTCGAAGACAGTTGTCAGATTTTCACCTATATGGAAACAG ACCCTGGCTTCAATGGCAGCCATCTTGATGACGTTCACCGGTGGACTGACGTCGGGATACTCCGCCGTGCTTCTGCCGCAGCTCAAGGCTTCGGACAGCAGCATTCCTTGCGATGAGAGCACTGCATCTTGGATtg cGGCAATGGCAGCACTCCCGATGGCGCCGGGCTGTCTCATCGGAGGCTGGCTCATGGAGAAGTTCGGCAGACGCAACGCGCACTACATGGTGTGCGCGCCCTTCCTCCTCGGCTGGATCCTCATCGCCTGCGCTAACAACCTCGCCCTGATCCTCCTCGGGAGATTCTTCACCGGCCTCTGTGTCGGCCTAATCGGACCTCTGGGTCCCGTTTTCATCAGCGAAACCACCAGCCCTCAACTTAGAGGAATCTTCCTCGCTGCGATATCTTTAGCCATCGCTGTTGGTATTTTAGTCGCACATTTAATAGGAACCTGGGTCCATTGGCAGTGGACGGCCATTGTGAGTTGCATATTCCCCATTCTATCAGTAATTCTGTTGAGTTTGATACCAGAGAGTCCAACCTGGTTGATCTCTAAAGGACAAATCGAAGACGGCGTCAAAGCTTTTACATGGCTGAGAGGTTACGATGAAGAAGCAAAACTCGAACTGAAGGGGATCATAGACAAGCGTAAAGCTGCTGACAACGAACCAGTTCCGACGTTAAGAGAAAAGATTCGCAGTTTAAAATCGCCTGAGCTTGTTAAGCCCCTGTTTATAATGATCATCTTCTTTATTACGTGTCAGTTTTCTGGTGTTAACGCTATTGCGTTTTATTCTATCGAAATTATTGAGAAAGCAGTCGGTAAAGGTATAGACCACTATACAGCTATGTTCGTTATCGATTCGTTGAGGACCATCATGTCGGTGGTAGCTTGTGTAACTTGCAAAAAGTATGGCAGACGACCTCTGTGCATATTGAGTGGTATTTTCACAGCTCTTTCAATGGTAGGATTATCTATGTTTTTGTACTGGACTGATGGGCAGCCCACAAATTTATCCTGGATTCCTTTATCTTTACTTATGCTTTACATTTGTGCCATTTCAATCGGACTCGTTCCTTTGCCCTGGATGATGTGCGGAGAAGTATTCCCGATAAAAGTCAGAGGTCTTGGGTCTGGAATAAGTTCGGCGACTACTTTCGTGTCGTTCTTTATTGTCGTGAAGACAGCTCCCGGCATGATGACCGACCTGGGCGAGGTGGTCACCTTCCTTTTCTACGGTATTATAGCACTAATTGGTACTGGTATCCTATATTTCATTTTACCTGAAACTAAAGGTAAAAGTCTTCAAGAAATCGAAGATAAATTCAAAAGTAATAAGATAAGTATAGCTTGA